The window TTCATCAGGATCAGTAGCATTCCTTCTAAACACTGAAGTTCCGACCGGAACATTTTCTTGGATTGAAATTTGATACATTTCCTGTCCAAACATTGGTTTGTTGTCGTTACTGTcgagaacaacaacagaaacatttaatgttCCTGATCTCTGAGGTTTTCCTCCATCCACTGCTGTCACCAGCAGCGTGTGTTTGCTCCTTTGTTCTCTATCTAACGATTTTTTCAGCACTAAGAATGGTATTTTTTCTTCATCACTTTGACGGATATCTATTTCAAAATGATCGTTAGAAGACAGTGTGTAACTGCGAATAGAATTAATGCCCGCATCTGGATCACGTGCGGTGAGCAGCTGAAATCTCCTTCCTGGTAACGTTTgttcaaatatttcaaatgccTGTTCTTTTTCAGGGAAACAAGGCGAATTATCATTTACGTCGGTAATTTCCACAGCTACATAATGCATTTCCAAAGGGTTTTCGACGATGACTTTTAGCTCCACGAGGCAGACACCGCTGCCCTGACAGAGCTCCTCTCTATCGGTTTTCTTTCGGACGTATAGAAAGCCATTGTCCGGATTTACCTCGAAAAACGTCTCCTTGGATTCAGAAACAACGCGGAATCTTCGCTCAAGCAAAGAGGTGACGTCGAGTCCAAGATCCTTCGCAGCATTTCCAACAAGAGTTCCTTCTTTTACCTCTTCAGGAATCGTGTATCTTATTTCTGCCGATGCCCGCTTTCCGAAAAACAGCAGTAGCGCCAACTGAGCAGCAAAACGAGAGAATGTCGTTCCTCGACTTTTACTTTCAATCCACATCGTTATTCAACACGACTGTAAAACCCGTCTATGTTGTGAAATGTCCAAAATAAGCCGTTATGTATCACAAATCTACAAATAATACACCACGATCCCATCGGGTGGATTCAAACCctcctctctgctttttttttcaggggGCAAACAAAAGCTGAGTGAGAGGAGGGACAAAGATTCAGTGGTTTACATAAtgtaatactgacacccagagGTTTCTACCAAAGGACAAAACGCTGAATATTTCAATTGCAGCCCGACAGCGTCGTCGTAAAATGTTCCGGTTGCCAAGAAAATTATCCACAGCGTGTATTAGTTTATGTTTAAAATGGTTCCTTTCTTTATGGGTCCAGGGGGCGAAATCATTTGCGTTTTAGCACCATGGATAGGGATCCTAACCAGACGTCTGCCAGTACTTATCGACAAGAAAACAATTCATCCCGTGTTCACTTCTCATTCAAGCAGAAGGGAGAGGCCAGCATATAACCGCATTCTCAACAACTATATAATATATAGGGTTTTGTTGTggttttttaaattattattaacgAAACCTTTACCCAAACTTCGATATGTGACGACCTTGGAATGAGAGCGGAACTAAAACATCTTGCACACTCGGTGGGAAAATATAAAGTGTGGTGTTTGAAATATGATACTGAAAACGAATTATTGCACCTATAATTTAGATATGTTGTGTTCTTCAGCGCGCAAACAGCAAAGAAGATTTTCCATTAAAAACGAGCAATGAAATTGCACTTTTCTTTGGTCACAATGAAATATATACTGGTCCAATGGAAACAATAATTACTGTTACTGGAAAAAAATCACTTGTAAATAAGTTAtactgaaacataaaaaaatatatattctagTGTGACCGAGTTTAACTCAACATTTCGACAGTGTTTTGTGTacttggaaaataaaataattgataaaaaaaaaaaacatatgtcATCAGTAACAACACAGCGACAGAATGGAAAGCATgcacataattatttttttcttccacattGTTTTTAAGCTCTTACCTCTCCAGATGCGCCTCTCCTGTCAGGGAGCACCAGAGTGTTCGCCTGGCTGCCCGGTACAATAGTAGATCCAACACTCATCCTGGGTCCAACTAACAtgtagcgtttgtctccagatctgtactggatgctgtgacacattgtcccatcataattagtctctgggagatatttagaagtatagtcggtgctttttgaacactgcattgcaatcagcacgatgatactgatgagaaaaagaactgaaactgagcccaaagttatcatcagataaagagtcacattattctcctcctcatccgttgcagaactttgaacatcagaagcagcaaaagcctctttgggctccacaactttgacaatcacagtagctgttgctgagagggaaacgttcccattgtctttcaccagtatgaccagtttgtgctcggcctcgtctgtctctgtgagtgagcgaagtgttctgatccgtcctgtatagcggtccagaccaaagagactgtggtcagagacctcctgcagtgaaaacagcaaccagccgtTATATCCTATATCAGCGTCATACGCTCTGACTTTAGTCACCAAGTGTCCTGCGTTCACGTTGTGGggaatctcctccacaccttcagcagaaccgttggcgctgactggatacaggatgactggagcgttgtcgttctgatccagaatgaacacgttcactgtgacgttgctgctcagtgacggAGTTCCAGAATCCGTGGCGACAACTTGGAACCTGAACGTTTTCAGggtctcaaagtcaaaactttTTAACGCAGATATTTCACCAGTTTCTGGGTTAATATTCATAAATATCGCTGTCTGTCCTTTAATACCATATGTTAAATCTGCGTTTTCATTTGAATCGTTATCCGAGGCAGTGACTGAAATTATGTTTTGTCCAGGAACGTTATTTTCAGACAGATAAAGTTCGATTGGATTGTGCCGAAATTCTGGAACATTATCATTCACGTCTGACACATCGATGCTCAGAGTTTTGAACGAATACAACGGAATCTCTCCGCCGTCTTTAGCCGTTATTTTGATGTCGTAATGCGAAACTGATTCTCGGTCCAAACGTTTTGTCAAAACCAGCGAGTACATATTATCTTGAAATGATGCTTTTAGCTCGAATGGCACGTTGTCACTTAGACTACATGTGACTTTGCCGTTTAATCCGGCGTCAAGGTCTGTAATACTTATAAGAGAAACCACAGTTCCAATTTTTGAGTCTTCCGCTATCGTGTTCGATAGGGAAGTTACCTCGATCTGAGGTTCGTTGTCATTTTCATCCAGAACTTTGATGATCACCCTGCAGTCAGTACTCATTGGAGGCTGACCTTTGTCAGTGGCATGGACGTccaatttaaaaatgtcttctctCTCAAAGTCAATTTTTCCTTTTACTCTAATTTCACCAGTGTTTTTATCCAAACTAAACATGTCATAAATCTGTTTGTCAAGTTGACTGCcgaaaaaatattcaataactccATTTGCACCTTCATCCGCGTCAGTTGCGTTTACTTTAATCACTCTCGTATCCTCAGCCACATTTTCATGCATTGTTGTTGAATAAACTTCTTGGCTAAATGTAGGGTGATTATCGTTAGAATCCAGAACGACAACCGTGACATTGAGCGTCCCTGACCTCCGAGGATTTCCGCCGTCGGCTGCCGTCAGAACGAGTTTATGCTCGTTGTGTGTTTCCCTATCTAAATACTTCTGCAGGACTAAGAACGGTATTTTGTCCTCTCCACTCTCTCGAATTTCGATGCTAAAATAATCGTTTGGGTTTAATTTATAGACACGTACAGCATTGACAGCAACATCTGGATCGTGCGCAGTTGGCAACTGGAAACGTTTACCAGGAACAACGGATTCGTAAATTTCGAACGTTTTTTCTTGCTCTTTAAAGCTCGGAGAATTATCATTAACATCTAGGATTTCAACTGCCACATAATGTATTTCCATGGGATTCTCCGCTACCATTTTTAGATTCACTAAACAGGGAGACGCGTTTTCGCAGAGCTCTTCTCGGTCGACGCTCCTGTGCACATACAGGACGCCATTGTTCTGATTTACTTCAAACTGAGCATCTTTGGTTCCCGAGACGATACGAAACCGCCGTCCCTCCAGTGAACTGATGTCCAATCCTAAATCCTTGGCGACGTTTCCAATGACGGATCCCACTTTTACTTCCTCTGGAACTGAATATTTTACCTGAGATGAAACCCGCTCCACAAAGCCGAGCATCACAGAAATACGAATGAACATCCACAACTGTTCTCTTCGCCTTTGTTGTCCGGCTCCCATCGTCTCAATTTAATTATTGTATCCACTCGCAAGTCCTTTTGCGAAATATGCTATTATCTAAGCCACACGATATGAAGTTGGCTTGCATTCCATGCTTTCGGTATATCgctaaataaaacagaaacgcTCGTGACAGCTGAAAAAGGCGTCTTTGTATGGACCTGAACAAATCATCACGGAAGGGCCGGGCCAACGCGCCAACGCCGGTGTCTGCTGGACTGACACTGACACCTCGTGGAccgaacacattttaaaataattttcgaataaaataattaataccTATAAGGGTAATATTAATAATCACCgttttttttatgcagtttggatataaataatgttttattttcctcgtGGTTCATCGTTCCTTTATTTTTCAGTTGCATGACAATTATGAAAAAATGTGCTTCGTTTACTTAAAGAGCTGCACGAACGAATAGACATGAAACATGTTAATAAGAGGATGATTCGTTTTCAGATTCCACACACTGCAtatgtggcgttgggcatatggggctaaacgattgttgccaaagccgacaacgccacttcaggactttcaacctgaagatctatttaatttgttccgttgGTCCCCAACTCGCTTTAGCGGGTctccccaaccacaggtccgctcacactgAAGACCAGCACTGCAGTTactaattcaaaacatttatttaagactcTAAAAACAAGCTTTGCgttaaaaacactttaaacacgcaaaagaaaaggagagacacggcagtgacagtctacggccaacctgccttcgagacggggaaaacacaaatgaggacgctggaacgagggaggggaagcaccttatacacgcccccccccaatcagtggtaaatgggccacaggtgctccctcccacacctgcctgcccaattacaCATAcaacggataaaaaaaaataattctgaatATTGGGCGTAGCAAAGATAAACTGTGAAACACAGTGGTGGCATAAGAAGAAGCATTACCAACGAATGACTCCATTAAATCCGTCAATTACCGCAAAGCTTTAAGTGTTGCTTTATATTCGGACATAAAATTCAGCGCATTAGAGCAAATCATGACGTCCAGTGCAATGGAGAGCGCAATTGGTTTGTAAGAACATCTGTCCTTgaagtggcaaaaaaaaaaaaatcctaaaacgaaaaaatatataaaaaaataaataaatccgaACAACAGTGTGACAAATGAGCAGCACTCCAAATCCGAGGCTTGCGTTTGGATCTGAATCAGCTTTATTGTCGCAGATATGTGTCGTAGCATGGACATGTTAATATGCAACATTTTACTATATTTAAACAGTAGTGTGCTATTGCTCTGCTTCTGAAGACAGTCGTTCGTTCGTTCAGCCTTCAGCCGTTTATCTGCAGTGACGGATCACGGGTTCGACTGGAGCCCATCCCACTAATCCCAGCATGCAGGGCCACACGAAAggcagacaaccattcacgctcACACTGTAGGAATAACTTCGGAGCGAACAATCCACCTAAAAGGCTTGTTTTAGAAGCAGGAGAACTcagggagaacaaacaaactcagCATGGAAAAGCCCCAGATTGAACCCGAACAttgctatccactgcgccaccgtcatGCCCATGAAGGTGATCATATCAgtaaaaatcattttcatctaTAGACTGTCGCAAATTATGAGCAAGTGTAAGAagtataaattaaaaattaaatgtatcgGCTTACCTCTGCAGACACGCCTGTCCTGTCAGGGAGCACCAGAGTGTTCGCCTGGCTGCCCGGTACAATAGTAGATCCAACACTCATCCTGGGTCCAACTAACAtgtagcgtttgtctccagatctgtactggatgctgtgacacattgtcccatcataattagtctctgggagatatttaggagtatagtcggtgctttttgaacactgcattgcaatcagcacgatgatactgatgagaaaaagaactgaaactgagcccaaagttatcatcagataaagagtcacattattctcctcctcatccgttgcagaactttgaacatcagaagcagcaaaagcctctttgggctccacaactttgacaatcacagtagctgttgctgagagggaaacgttcccattgtctttcaccagtatgaccagtttgtgctcggcctcgtctgtctctgtaaGTGAGCGCAGTGTTCTGATCCGTCCTGTATAGCGGTCCAGaccaaagagactgtggtcagagacctcctgcagtgaaaacagcaaccagccgttatatcctatatcagcgtcgtaggctctgactttagtcaccaagtgtcctgcgttcacgttgcggggaatctcctccacaccttcagcagaaccgttggagctgactggatacaggatgactggagcgttgtcgttctgatccagaatgaacacgttcactgtgacgttgctgctcagtgacggAGTTCCAGAATCCGTGGCGACAACTTGGAACTGGAACGTTTTCAGGGTCTCAAAGTCAAGACTTTTCAGTGCGTAAATGGCGCCGTTGTCTTCATTTATGTTTAGAAATGAGGTTGCAGTTGGAGCAGGACTCCGGTTAAATGAATATGTCACTGCTGCATTTTCAGGTCCATCATCATCTGCTGCACTCACGGAAAACACCGACATTCCAGCTTTGTTGTTTTCAGTCACATAAAAGGTGTATGGGCTTTCAGTGAATCGTGGACTATTATCATTAACATCTAGCACCTCCACCTGTATCACCTTCGTGGATGAGAGGGCGGGGTTCCCTAAATCCTTAGCCGTTACTAAAATATCATACGTCTGTGCAATTTCCTTATCTAAGTTACTCGTGGTGACCAAGGAGTAGGACTGTCCGTCAGGAGATGCCTTTAAGTCAAAAGGTAGCTGACCGGGCACACTACACACCACCTGTCCGTTAACACCCGAGTCAAGGTCCGTCACGCCCATCAGCGCCACCACTGTGCCAGGAGCTGCGTCCTCTGGAATGCGACTGGAAAGCGATGTGATGTCAATTTCGGGCGAGTTGTCGTTCACGTCTTCCACGCGAACAACCACGTTGCAGTGCGTAGAAAGAGACACGACGCCTTGGTCCGCAGCCAATACTTTCATCTCGTATACCTGCTTTTCCTCGTAATCCAGGCCTTCCTTCACCGTTAGTTTGCCCGTTTTACTGTCCAAATCAAAAGGCTGTGATCTAAGTCCTCTGATTTTACCCCGTAATGAATATTCTATGTTGCTATTTACACCCTCATCCGGGTCAGATGCTGTGACCGTCAGCAGAAGCGTCCCAGCAggtgtgttttcctttattgTTGCGGTGTATTTCTGTTTATCACACGCTGGCGGGTTGTCATTGATGTCAGATAGATTAACGGTGATGTTAATAGTGCCTGATTTTGATGGCTTTCCTCCATCTGTGGctgttaataataaatagtgTTGAGCGATTTGTTCTCTATCTAACGCTCGCTGTAAAATTaggaatggaacttttccatcATCCCCAAATTCTTCTGTTTCCAGGCGGAAATACTGATTATGGTTTAGTTTATATGATTGTAATGAATTTAATGCAACGTCCAAATCATGCGCGCCTTCAATTTGAAATCGAGATCCGACTATGGCGGACTCCAGCACCTCTAATGTGCAGTTTTCTTCAGGAAATTTTGGCAGATTGTCGTTTACATCAAGGATCTCAACTATAACTTGATGCATCTCCAGAGGATTTTCCACAACGGCTTTTAGATTTGTGACGCATGGAATAGTTTTTCCACACAACTCCTCCCTGTCTACTCTAAGATTCACGAACAAAACTCCATCTCTTTGGTTTACCTTAAACAGATCGTGCTTTGTTCCGGATACAACGCGAAGATTCCTGTCCGCCAATCTTCCAAGATCTAATCCAAGGTCTTTCGCAACATTTCCAACCACCGACCCCAGTTTTAACTCCTCCTGGGTGGAATATCGTATTTGAGCAGTTATTCCTTCAAAATGAGACAGAAACGGCAGTCCAAGACAATAATAAATCCACACAGCCTGAGCCAGCCATTGTCCCGCGGTGTCCGTTAACGCCATTGTGTGCGAGAATCCTTCAAAAATCCGTCAATAAAATGATCCTCTCATTCGATATTTTCTCGAACGGATGTTAAACGATAAATAAATTCGGTAacccttttttttctgaccGAAGAATGAAGGCTGTTCAGTCCGTATATGAACGCCTCTCTTTGAGTTATAACTGAATGCACATGCACCCTGCATGCGTGACCAACAGTCTAACAGCACCACCAGTCGTTGAGGACGGCGCTGTGCCGTCAAGACGCGCTTTCCtatattttgtgtgtgatttagcAATAATATATTTTTCGCCATGAGATGCAGCatccctttattttattttagaaattaaATTCTAGTTGgaattgttttttacatttatttcatggATGGTCcgacagcaaaacaaaacaaaacaataaaagcaacaacaaaaacaacaacaacgatacTTAAGAAACTTCAGCATCTTGATTGACCTGTGGGCAAAAGGATATTAACggaagagcaaaataaaaatcgaAATTAATTCCTGAGTTATGTTCGCAAATAATTGCAATTAATTCATTCAAGATATCGAAAAAATCTAACGATCCCGAGCTTGTCATGGTGGAAAAGGAAACGAAGATAAAACCAGATGTTGTTGGTAACTTGAAGTTATTAATTACCACGAGTCTATTACCGCGAGgaataaacagaacaaaactGAGAGGACTCGCTCAAATGTGATGACAGCAAACTAAGACAGTTCCTCAAACTATAAGAATAAATACAAGAGGGAGACAGCACCccgatgtctgtgtgtctgcacggtggcgcagtggatggTGCTATTTAGAGGCTGAAGACGAGGCGATTCATTTTCGCCAGGTCTTCAAGATGAATAAAATTATTGATTTATATATCAATACTGATAACGTATAAAGGAAATGTGTTTAGTAGTCATTatgctggtgatgatgcagATAATAGTTTCTGATATATTTTGCTTCCACTGCGCTTTTCTGAGCACACTCCCACAACCACCCTTTTCTTATGCGGTGGTGAGCACCGACATCTTCTGGATTGAAACAGAAAATGCATCTGTCATCATGATGACTCATTATCACTGCAGTCTTCATGCGTAACGGAATCGTACTGGTCTTGTAAACCTTGCAGGCACCTACCGCAGTGCAGAATAAACTAAAATGAAATTACCAAAGAACAGAAGCTATGTGTGACCAAGATGCTGCAAAGAGCATTGGTTATGGAATTAAGTCAAATGGACACATTCGCTTTTACACATGAGCGCTACGCCCTCTGCGTCAGCTCCGCTTATTTCTGATTCCATCGTTCCTTCCATGCTACCAGAATCCCTTTATTATCAGAGGTAGCGATGATATTTTCCAGAGAATGCTCGTCTGCGGGATGCTGCACCATGaagtgaatggggggggggggggggggggggggctgttagaATATTGAATCACAGGCTGCTTGAAAGCGCACACTGCGAGCTCCAGGGACCAGACGTCGCTCGTCGCCATGACAACGCTGCTTCGATTGGTAGGTCGTAACACGTGGTGCTGAAAGCAAGTCCAAAGCATGCAGGAAGGACGGAAAGAGAGGGGGATGGAGCAGAAGCTGTGAATGCTGCAGAAAGACTCGTGTAATAAATACACTGCTACGTTTTCCACTATAAGTTGTGGCATAATTATTCCGTAAAGAATGTGTCAGGGGAATTGAATGTGCAAAGCAGCAGGGTAATCGACTTGTCAAATACATACAGATGCTTTCACATtacaaattagatttttatCTTCAGAACTACAACATCAAGTTTATTACAGCTTGATGCATGATCCATTTGTAAAGTGAGTGAAAAATTCACTTTGAAtgagaaaaaactaaaaaatcctCAGTTTGTATACACAGTGAATGTTTGTAGGGCCTTTTGGAGTGAGGAATAATGAGTGCATTGGTCTCTGTGTGTATCCACATCCATGGTCTTCATCTCCAGCCGCCACTCCCCACATGACCTCGTCTCTCTGGGGAGATGAGATCATGTGTGATCATcatttgaaattcaaatgaGGCATATTGTGATTGCTCTTTTCCCCAAAAAATGTTAGTTAGTTTAAACTAGTTTCTTTGTAGTATGATGATCTTGAGATAAAAATATAGATCTATAAATTACAGTTAGAATCATATACTGCTTAAATAACTTTTTCACACTAGGCAGAAGTGACGTGTGGTGAGGTTTACAAAATGTATGCTTCTCATACATGCTTTCTTTACAGACCCATATAGTAGAAAATAACACCTGCAGTCAATTCAGTGAATGAAAGGTTTGTTTCCAATTCATCTGGAAGATAGGACTCCTTTTATAGACTCTAGACCCACCTCAAACCTGTTACAGTATTGCAAATGAAGAAGACAGACAACAGACCATAAGGTATTGAAGTAGacatttaatttagtttagACTCTCTTCACATAGTTTGTCTCACCTTTTAAACTGGACCAGAACCATTATTTAATTTACAGTAATGCAGCTGGACCGACGCAATGTTATGCAATACTCGAGAAATTCAGAAGTCCATTGTTAAGTGTTTGTACTGTTTTGGTTATGTTCCTTAAAAGATTGTACAGACTCGACTATGACATAAAGAAAGCTCACATTAAACAAGATAGTGCATACTGTACGATGAAAGTAACACTATAAAAAAGACTGTGCAAGCTTGCCTGCAACATTACCACTTAATAGAAATAACACAACGTGAGCTACACTGAGCGATTTGACTGCATGATGTCTGActcttttgttgtttcacaTTTGGCTCAGTAATCAGAAATCAGATGGCACAAGAGTTCTTTCCACATTGGCATTAAATCTATATATGAATAGGACATATTTACATACACAGATACACAAGATACTGTATTTATAAATCAGTCACATCCATGTCAGAATTGACTTGCTGCATATGAGATGCATCCGATCTTCCATAAGTAGCCGGTAATACACATGAGCACAGCCACAGCAGTTATGCACTTGGTAATAGTAagtaaacattaatatattatgTTCAGTTTAGAGTTTTCAGATTGTGACACAACAATTCAGAAGACATTGATACTGAGGAACTTCCAAACTTTGCcttaaaataactgaaagtgAATGGTTGTGTTTGCAATGTATACACATCAACCATAACGACTCGCCAATCAATCTGTCATCATAGTATTAAAAGTCAGAGTTGAATGATGCACACTCTCCACTCATGTCCACGTGACCACAAAATTCAAGCAGACTGTAAACTAACTCCTTGTGAcaataaacatgtttgttgGAGCAGATGAGATTATGCTGTTTGATGATCTTATACAATTCAGGACAGAAGTACTACGCAATACTTAGTTGTGATCCAATTAAACTACAATCATCCATCCTGTTTTGAAAAATTAGGTATAACCACAGAGAATGGATTGCTCAATGTCTTTTGTCTAGATTCATCAAAGCACTGCAAGTTGTCCATGCAAAAAGTAACTGAAAGGCAGGTAAGTAACAGCTAAAGGCATCACTTTTATCCGTTTAATGTACTGTTCAATTCATCTCCTTGAACGCTCATGTATATACTTAGGCTTAGTTCATATacagttcaaaaaaaaaaaaaacagtcaggcAGAAACATCAAACCACTAAAAACTACCACAGTTATAAAATACCAGTGCACTTTTTTTTCACACTTTAAAATCACAGGTTGGTGCTTTTCTGACAATGAATTTGTGCCGTTTCATTTCTATGATAGATGCCTTGTAAGATTTTACAGAACATGATGAAGCACAGAGGTTAAACACGAGATACCAAACATGTGTGTCATTTTGGTCAGTCTCTTAAAAGCCATTTCAACATCCCCATGCCCAGGTAGAAGCTTCTTCGAACATCcactgtgttgttttgtgtgcagTCTGCTCCTTTGTGGATATACCCTCTCGTGTGGTTGAGTGTGTTTGAAACCATGCAGTCTCATCATGCATATTGAACAGACAGAGAGATCATGTCGAGTGGCTTTTCATGTGCTTAAAGAAAGAGAGGGGAAGGGTTTGGTCACTGATCAGTCGCCATAGTCCATTTTGGTCACACATTGTGAGACGCAACGATCAGACTGAGCAGGATAAACATAGGGTGGGTAGATATAAACAGATGTTCTCTTCTCTGTGACGTTTTCCCGTCAGCATCATCCCGATACACAGCTCAAGTGTTGGCCTTACATGGAACTGCTACTGCTGGCGGTGGATGTCTGCCAATGAGACAAGAAAACAGAATAAGTCCTGGGAAAGAACCAGCGCAATGGCAGCCTTGTGACTGGCCAGAATGGCATCTCATGCAGCCGATTTCTGTCACTCAGATGAGGGGCTTCAGGCAGAAGGCACTGGGTGAAAGGCATCCTTGAACATGTAGTGGTGAGGTGGCAGGGATTTATAAATGATACCGGCATGCTCACAGACTGGTTGCTAGGAAACTGGGTGACTGTTATTTCACTCCTGTATGAAAAAAATGGATCAGAATTCACACTCTAGCAGGCAGAAAATGTGAAAGTGTTATGTGTCTCCGATGTGTGACCAACCCAATCATGTCAGAACAACATATTCCATCCCCAtgtatacacatttaaaaacagaacataTACTGTACTCCTAAATCTATCAGTGATGGATAAGTAGGGGATGAACACAGATTAATCTTCACATGCACAGAATCATATTGAGAGCATTGTGATTGGGTTAAAAGCATATCCGTATTTGATTGATGTGTGTCAACAGCGAAAGCCAGAGAGCGGAGAATATTAATTTAGCAAATTACAAAATAGTGGGGTGAACTGAAGGATTTCATTTAGATCTGTGATCAGTGAGCTTCAGACAGGACAGCAGATGTCATCAGTCTGTATTAAAAAATCAATGCTCTATGAGCTCAGCAGACAAGCTCGGGACCCACAATACGTGACGCACACGTTGTTCACCAATAACAGTGACGAATACAGATACAGGGTTTATAATACTTCATCTGGATCACCACTTTATACAGTCTGAAGAATGGATAACAGATTGTTAGACTTGGTGCATTAGCCTGTGTTATTGCTATGCGCAGTCTTTGTCccctaaaataaatacaaaaatatcaaGGACATGTCATTAGTCATTGtcataatataaaaacacttTGAGACAGGTTAGAAACTCAGACTAGTGATGAAGCCATTGTCAATTATTCtagaaattacatttcattggGCTTAAAGCACAAGTCTCTGAAATTAGTTATTTTATCAGGCAAGAAAAGGTTGAGGAGATTTGGTCAACTATGTGTGGGGTCAACTGAATGATCATAttataatttcaaaaaacagtCTTCTCTGAAAGAaacaagataaataaataaataaataaactgagaacacagcaaataaaagagaacaGCTCAAACACTGATATTCGTAACACAGTCATTTAAAAGGGCATCCAGGGTGGGGGAGTGAGACTCCAGCATACCTCCAGCTGCAGAGTGGGCATCCCTCATTTAGGGTACTTTAGAGcggggagaaagagaaacaagcaGTTCAATGGTCAAGTCATGGCAAGCACAAA of the Brachionichthys hirsutus isolate HB-005 chromosome 6, CSIRO-AGI_Bhir_v1, whole genome shotgun sequence genome contains:
- the LOC137895275 gene encoding protocadherin alpha-8-like; translated protein: MLGFVERVSSQVKYSVPEEVKVGSVIGNVAKDLGLDISSLEGRRFRIVSGTKDAQFEVNQNNGVLYVHRSVDREELCENASPCLVNLKMVAENPMEIHYVAVEILDVNDNSPSFKEQEKTFEIYESVVPGKRFQLPTAHDPDVAVNAVRVYKLNPNDYFSIEIRESGEDKIPFLVLQKYLDRETHNEHKLVLTAADGGNPRRSGTLNVTVVVLDSNDNHPTFSQEVYSTTMHENVAEDTRVIKVNATDADEGANGVIEYFFGSQLDKQIYDMFSLDKNTGEIRVKGKIDFEREDIFKLDVHATDKGQPPMSTDCRVIIKVLDENDNEPQIEVTSLSNTIAEDSKIGTVVSLISITDLDAGLNGKVTCSLSDNVPFELKASFQDNMYSLVLTKRLDRESVSHYDIKITAKDGGEIPLYSFKTLSIDVSDVNDNVPEFRHNPIELYLSENNVPGQNIISVTASDNDSNENADLTYGIKGQTAIFMNINPETGEISALKSFDFETLKTFRFQVVATDSGTPSLSSNVTVNVFILDQNDNAPVILYPVSANGSAEGVEEIPHNVNAGHLVTKVRAYDADIGYNGWLLFSLQEVSDHSLFGLDRYTGRIRTLRSLTETDEAEHKLVILVKDNGNVSLSATATVIVKVVEPKEAFAASDVQSSATDEEENNVTLYLMITLGSVSVLFLISIIVLIAMQCSKSTDYTSKYLPETNYDGTMCHSIQYRSGDKRYMLVGPRMSVGSTIVPGSQANTLVLPDRRGASGEVRA
- the LOC137895276 gene encoding protocadherin alpha-8-like — its product is MALTDTAGQWLAQAVWIYYCLGLPFLSHFEGITAQIRYSTQEELKLGSVVGNVAKDLGLDLGRLADRNLRVVSGTKHDLFKVNQRDGVLFVNLRVDREELCGKTIPCVTNLKAVVENPLEMHQVIVEILDVNDNLPKFPEENCTLEVLESAIVGSRFQIEGAHDLDVALNSLQSYKLNHNQYFRLETEEFGDDGKVPFLILQRALDREQIAQHYLLLTATDGGKPSKSGTINITVNLSDINDNPPACDKQKYTATIKENTPAGTLLLTVTASDPDEGVNSNIEYSLRGKIRGLRSQPFDLDSKTGKLTVKEGLDYEEKQVYEMKVLAADQGVVSLSTHCNVVVRVEDVNDNSPEIDITSLSSRIPEDAAPGTVVALMGVTDLDSGVNGQVVCSVPGQLPFDLKASPDGQSYSLVTTSNLDKEIAQTYDILVTAKDLGNPALSSTKVIQVEVLDVNDNSPRFTESPYTFYVTENNKAGMSVFSVSAADDDGPENAAVTYSFNRSPAPTATSFLNINEDNGAIYALKSLDFETLKTFQFQVVATDSGTPSLSSNVTVNVFILDQNDNAPVILYPVSSNGSAEGVEEIPRNVNAGHLVTKVRAYDADIGYNGWLLFSLQEVSDHSLFGLDRYTGRIRTLRSLTETDEAEHKLVILVKDNGNVSLSATATVIVKVVEPKEAFAASDVQSSATDEEENNVTLYLMITLGSVSVLFLISIIVLIAMQCSKSTDYTPKYLPETNYDGTMCHSIQYRSGDKRYMLVGPRMSVGSTIVPGSQANTLVLPDRTGVSAECEREWLSAFRVALHAGISGMGSSRTRDPSLQING